GCCTCCGGCACCGTCGATGCCCGTCAGTTCTACGCCTGGGCCGGCGCGCTCAACCTGCCAGACGACTACCCCGGCGTACAGGGCGTCGGCTACTCGACGCGAATACCGCGCGGGACCGAGAGTGCGCTCGTGGCGCGTATGCGCGCTCAGGGCTTCGCGGGTTTCCGCCTCTGGCCCGAGGAGCCGCGCGCGGAGCAGCACGCCATTCTGTACCTCGACCCTCTCGACGCGCGCAACCGGCACGCGCTCGGCTACGACATGTACTCGGACCGTGTGCGGCGCGTCGCCATGGCGCGCGCCCGCGACACCGGCCAGCCCGCCGCGTCCGGCAAGGTGCAACTCGTGCAGGAGATCACCACGCGCAAGCTGCCGGGGTTCCTGGTCTACGTCCCCGTCTACGCCTCGGCCCGCGTGCCGGGCACCGTGGCGGAGCGCCGCGCCCAGTTGCGCGGCTTCGTCTACAGCCCCTTTCGCGCGCCGGTCTTCCTGGACAGACTGTTCGGCACGGAGCGCCAGCCTCCTGTCGACTACCGCGTCTACAGCGGCTCACGGGCCGACTCCGTTGCCCTGCTCTACGACTCGAACCCCGCGCCCCATCGGGCGCGCGTGCCGCGCCTGAGGGCGGTCGAGCGCTTGGATGTGGCGGGCACGCCCTGGACGCTCGAGTACGCTGCGCGACCGGAGTTCGAGCTCTCCTCGGGACACGGGCTCGTGCCCCTCACGTATGGGGGCGGGCTCTTCTTCAGCCTGGCGCTGTTCGCGGCCGCGATCGCGCAGTCGAGGGCGCGCTCGCGCGCCGAGCGGATCGCGGACCATCTGCGGCGCTCGGAGGCGACGGTGCGCGAGGACGCGCGCACGCTCGAGTTGGTCCGGCGCAGCGGCGCGCGGCTGGCGGCGGAGTTGGACCGTCGGCGGCTCGTAGAGGTGCTCACGCAGGAGGCCGGGCGGTTGGTGGGCGCGGAGCGTGGAGCCTACGTGCCCGCGCCGGGCAACGACGGGGCCAGGCTCGTCTCCGCGTGCATCTTCGCCGGCGAGACGGGCGCGACGGCCGACGAGCGCGACCCTGCGCTGCCGGGGGCGCTCGAGGCCGAGCTGGCCACGGAGGGAGTGGTCCGTGTGAGCGATACCGCGGCCGACGCCCGGTTCGGGCCGCAGGGCGCCGGCCGCCTGCGCAGCTATCTGGCCGTGCGCATCGTCTCGCGCGCGGGCGAGCCGCTCGGCGGTCTCTGGTTCGGGCACCGCGCCGCGGGCTGGTTCGCGGGCCGCCACCAGCACGCCCTCGCCGCGTTGGCCGCGCAGGCAGCGGTGGCGCTCGACAACGCGACGCTCTACGAGGAGGCACAGCGCGAGATCGCCGAACGCAGGCAGGCAGAGGCAGCGCTGCGCGCGGGGGAGGAGCGCCTCAACGCCATCGTGACGGCCGCGCCCGACGGGATCATCACGCTCGATGCCGCCGCGCGCATCGAGAGCCTCAACACCGCGGCCGAGGCGCTTTTCGGCTACGCCGAGGAGGAGTTGGCGGGCCGCCACGTGCGGGCCATCGTGGCCGAGGCGCCGGTCAACGGCGGCGTTGCGGCGATCGACGGCAGCAAGGCGGCGGACGGGCCGCTCGCGTGGGTGGCCGCGCCGGGAGCCGAGGCTGTCGGCCTGCGGCGCGACGGCCAGACGTTCCCCGTGGCCATCTCCTGCAGCGAGATGCGCGTGGAGGACCGAAGGCTGTTCGCGTGCATCGTGCGCGACATCACGGAGCCGCGCCGCCATGCAGCCCATGTGGAGGCGCTCAACGAGCGGCTCCAGCGCGCGATGATGGAGACCCATCACCGCGTCAAGAACAACCTGCAGACCATTGCCGCGATGGTGGAGATGAGCCTGCTCGACGGTAAGTCGGAGGTGCCCGTGGCGGACCTTCGGCGCATCGCGAG
The Chthonomonadales bacterium genome window above contains:
- a CDS encoding CHASE domain-containing protein, producing the protein MTDRLPRAPGRRHWIPWFVLAAALTMTLAAGAYVSEATDGRDRVRFASAVRQTQDWIRARLETYIALLRGGVGLFSASGTVDARQFYAWAGALNLPDDYPGVQGVGYSTRIPRGTESALVARMRAQGFAGFRLWPEEPRAEQHAILYLDPLDARNRHALGYDMYSDRVRRVAMARARDTGQPAASGKVQLVQEITTRKLPGFLVYVPVYASARVPGTVAERRAQLRGFVYSPFRAPVFLDRLFGTERQPPVDYRVYSGSRADSVALLYDSNPAPHRARVPRLRAVERLDVAGTPWTLEYAARPEFELSSGHGLVPLTYGGGLFFSLALFAAAIAQSRARSRAERIADHLRRSEATVREDARTLELVRRSGARLAAELDRRRLVEVLTQEAGRLVGAERGAYVPAPGNDGARLVSACIFAGETGATADERDPALPGALEAELATEGVVRVSDTAADARFGPQGAGRLRSYLAVRIVSRAGEPLGGLWFGHRAAGWFAGRHQHALAALAAQAAVALDNATLYEEAQREIAERRQAEAALRAGEERLNAIVTAAPDGIITLDAAARIESLNTAAEALFGYAEEELAGRHVRAIVAEAPVNGGVAAIDGSKAADGPLAWVAAPGAEAVGLRRDGQTFPVAISCSEMRVEDRRLFACIVRDITEPRRHAAHVEALNERLQRAMMETHHRVKNNLQTIAAMVEMSLLDGKSEVPVADLRRIASQVLSLAVVHDILTERARAEGSAHGLSARRMLAKLLAILEQTSARSIGQEVEDVELSTRQGTSLAIVVNELVTNAVKHGSASVMVRLALAGPDVVLTVSDDGPGFPDGFDPARDGHTGLELVERLSRWDLAGAARYETAPGGGARVSVRFPHAPPGAAARET